A segment of the Candidatus Dojkabacteria bacterium genome:
TATACTGTGCTTCCTCTAGACATTACCCTGTCCGGCAGAAGATTTGACACTCCTAAAAAACTCATAAACTCAGCAATTGCAGGGGTAATAATGGGGATTGCGCTCTGGTTTGGAATAAAAAAACTTTCCGAAGTTTCACAAAAAGCCGCCAAAATTTACGGTAAACTAGGTGGAAGTGAAAACTCAAATGAATAACAGGCTTCCAATATCAATAATTATTCCTACAAAGAACGAAGAATTATTATTGCCACGACTTCTGCAAAGTATAAGTTGTCAGGAATTTCAGCCTACCGAAATTATAGTTGCAGATAATAATTCCACAGACAAAACCGTAGAAATTGCCAAAAGATTTAGTGCAATTATAACCAAGGGTGGAATGCCAGCAAAGGGTCGTAACAACGGAGCAAAAATTGCTACACAACCGATTCTTTTCTTTATAGATGCTGACGTCATTCTTCCGGACAAGCAACTTTTAAAAAGAGCTTACACCCAATTTACCGAAGAGGAGCTGGATGTAGCCTCGTCAACCGTATCATACGATGAAGAGTCACTCAAAACCTTACCAGCAAGAGTAATGAATGCCCTTACAAAGCTAGGGAACTCACTTTCCCGCTTAAATACTTGTGTTAACCTGCAGTGTGGCGCCATTATGATAATAAAACGTGATGTTTTTGATAAATACGGCGGATTTCCCGAAGAAATTCTTCACGCCGAAGATTCCGTATTTATAAGA
Coding sequences within it:
- a CDS encoding glycosyltransferase; this translates as MKTQMNNRLPISIIIPTKNEELLLPRLLQSISCQEFQPTEIIVADNNSTDKTVEIAKRFSAIITKGGMPAKGRNNGAKIATQPILFFIDADVILPDKQLLKRAYTQFTEEELDVASSTVSYDEESLKTLPARVMNALTKLGNSLSRLNTCVNLQCGAIMIIKRDVFDKYGGFPEEILHAEDSVFIRMLRKCGYKYKVLDLQAITSGRRHETPKSSVKVFLAGVIGILAVILGVKYRKKIYAWAAKVYGKLGGKTVK